A genomic window from Camelus ferus isolate YT-003-E chromosome X, BCGSAC_Cfer_1.0, whole genome shotgun sequence includes:
- the LOC116662188 gene encoding uncharacterized protein LOC116662188 yields MVRLTGTAGLGRPGATRPRPGAGSLEAGHLCGADPGGLPVGGGAPGPAAGPHGRACARLSPGVRTTKPRRWERGGGDVGGTLGRSRCAGDARRLRSRGRPEEAASPEKRVPPGSRMVAHSVSAQSRSRKNATPPTQVPHNCPRVPSWICTVHGFGYTSRIIIASYKEGSEAVPYATNTVDTRHHPRVQTRGPHNTKMSPKGTVDIREY; encoded by the exons ATGGTGCGTCTCACAGGCACAGCTGGGCTCGGGCGGCCCGGAGCCACGCGGCCCCGGCCGGGGGCAGGGTCGCTAGAGGCCGGACACCTGTGTGGCGCGGACCCCGGGGGCCTCCCTGTGGGCGGCGGCGCACCCGGGCCTGCAGCCGGGCCCCACGGCCGCGCGTGCGCGCGCCTGTCGCCGGGCGTGAGGACGACAAAGCCGAGGCGCTGGGAGCGAGGTGGAGGGGATGTCGGGGGAaccctggggaggagcaggtgtgctGGTGACGCGCGGAGGCTCAG GAGCAGAGGTCGGCCTGAGGAAGCCGCGTCCCCGGAGAAGCGGGTCCCCCCAGGCTCGAGGATGGTGGCGCACTCTGTCAGCGCGCAGTCTCGGAGCCGTAAAAATGCCACGCCGCCCACCCAGGTCCCACACAACTGTCCCAG ggttccctcctgGATTTGCACAGTTCATGGGTTTGGATACACGTCACGTATCATTATCGCTTCCTACAAAGAGGGCAGTGAAGCCGTTCCGTATGCCACGAACACGGTGGATACACGTCATCATCCACGAGTCCAAACCCGCGGCCCGCACAACACCAAGATGAGCCCCAAGGGAACAGTGGACATCCGTGAATACTAG
- the LOC116662189 gene encoding uncharacterized protein LOC116662189, producing MVRLTGTAGLGRPGATRPRPGAGSLEAGHLCGADPGGLPVGGGAPGPAAGPHGRACTRLSPGVRTTKPRRWERGGGDVGGTLGRSRCAGDARRLRSRGRPEEAASPEKRVPPGSRMVAHSVSAQSQSRKNATPPTQVAHTCPRVPSWICTVHGFGYTSRIIIASYKEGSEAVPYATNTVDTRHHPRVQTRGPHNTKMSPKGTVDIREY from the exons ATGGTGCGTCTCACAGGCACAGCTGGGCTCGGGCGGCCCGGAGCCACGCGGCCCCGGCCGGGGGCAGGGTCGCTAGAGGCCGGACACCTGTGTGGCGCGGACCCCGGGGGCCTCCCTGTGGGCGGCGGCGCACCCGGGCCTGCAGCCGGGCCCCACGGCCGCGCGTGCACGCGCCTGTCGCCGGGCGTGAGGACGACAAAGCCGAGGCGCTGGGAGCGAGGTGGAGGGGATGTCGGGGGAaccctggggaggagcaggtgtgctGGTGACGCGCGGAGGCTCAG GAGCAGAGGTCGGCCTGAGGAAGCCGCGTCCCCGGAGAAGCGGGTCCCCCCAGGCTCGAGGATGGTGGCGCACTCTGTCAGCGCGCAGTCTCAGAGCCGTAAAAACGCCACGCCGCCCACCCAGGTCGCACACACCTGTCCCAG ggttccctcctgGATTTGCACAGTTCATGGGTTTGGATACACGTCACGTATCATTATCGCTTCCTACAAAGAGGGCAGTGAAGCCGTTCCGTATGCCACGAACACGGTGGATACACGTCATCATCCACGAGTCCAAACCCGCGGCCCGCACAACACCAAGATGAGCCCCAAGGGAACAGTGGACATCCGTGAATACTAG